DNA from Crocosphaera sp. UHCC 0190:
CTTTTAATTCTTGATATAAGGCCTGTTTTTGCGCTTCATATTGTTCTTCATCAATTTTCCTTTCTAAGTCTAAATTATAGACATATTGTTCCTCATCTCGTTGTTTAGTGGTTGAATATATTTGATCCCTTTCTCGAATTTCTCGGTTATGATTTTGCTTTTCTTTGTGCCAATTTTTTTGCAGTTCTTCGAGTTCTTTGGCAACAGTTTCTTGTTGTTGAGTTAATTCTTCTTGATAAGTCTTGGCATTATCTTGATAACTTTGAATTAAGTTAGATAATGTGTCATCTTCAATGGTTTCTATTTCGTGTAATTCCTCCAGTTGTTCTAATTCTTCTGTGGCAATTTTATTTAAGTCAGCTAATAAAGAAGCTTCGGTTATTAGGTGTTCTGATAAATGACTGACAGCACTCCCAAAATTGTTTTGCAGTTTCTCAAGATTTTGAATGGTAAGGATAATATTATTGTTAGTCATTTCAGTTGTCTGTTTAGTAATAAGTTCAGTAGTCGGTTTCATTAGTTCACTAAGATTTTGTTGAGGTGGGTTCGTTTTTTGAGAAGACTCTGGTTGAACTTTGGGAGTTTGATTGAGTTTTTTGACCTGATTCTCTAAAGTTTCTTTTTCTTGCAAAAGTTCTTCATAAGCTTCCATTATTTGAGCTTTTGTATTTTTAGAATTAATCTTTTGAGTCATGTTTTTTCCCTCTTAACTGTTTATTGTTACCTTAATTATTGTTGCCTTGAAAAGCTCTTAAAGCTAAGTTTTGCGCTTGATTGGTTGTATTCTGTAATTGAGTAATTAATTCGGTAATTTGTTCATTATTCCGGTTGATAGTTGCTTCTAAAGATTCAATTCTTAACTCATATCCTTGTTTAGTTAGCTCCCATTCTTTTTCAATTAAATCGACTCTGACTTTGGCTTCTCTTTCTGCATCTTTAATGGCTTCTCCCTTCGCTTTATTGTATTCTTGCTTAATGCTTTCCTGTAATTCCTCTATTTTTTTCTGGTTTTCTTGATACTCTGTTGTTTGTTGAGTTAAGAGGGTTTCTCGTTCTTTCCAGGCTTTTTCTTTTTCCAAATTACTCAAGCTTAACTCTCTTTCCTGTTGACGTTTTTTCTCTTGATAATCGTCTTGTTCCATCGTTCTCAACCGTTCTATATCATACTGATAATTAGCGGCTTCTTGTTCCCTTTGTTTAGTGACAATCTCCGATTCTTCCTCTATTATACTGTCAAATTCCTGTTGTTCTTTCTGCCATATTTCTCTAGTTTTTTCTTGCTCTTTTTCTAATGCTTCTCTCTGTTGGTTTGTCTTTTCTTCTAACTGTCTTAGTTTCTCTTGATGTTCTTGCCTTAAAATGTAAAGTGCATCCGCAACTAATCGCACTTGACGCAGTTGTTTTAGTTGTTCTTGCTTAACAGTAATGGCTTTCTTAAGTTCGTCTAATTTAGTTGATTCTGTGGTCAGATTCTGGGATAAACCCTGAATAATTCTCCCAAAATCTAATTGGAGAGAAGCCATATTATTAACAATGTTATCCACCGTATATTCGGCAGCTTTTTCTAATAATTGCTTATTTTTTTCCTTTTCTAATTCTTCTTCTTTACTCAAAATTCTCGATTCTTCTCGATCATATTGGGTTAAAAAGTGGGCAAAGTTAGACATGATTTGCCCTTTACTTTCTGTCAATGTTCCTTCACTCATAATCCTAATCTTTCCTTGATATATTGTGATAAAATACTGAGGATATGGGGAACCTTACTGATAGGATTTCCCTTGAGTTGATTTTTTAGTCAACACTGCTATAATAATCCTATGTTGATTTTTTCGTCAAGTCATCGTTACAAAAAATTTACCCAAGGAGAAACCGTGCAAAGTTTTGGTCAATTAATTCGTAAAGCGCGAAAGAAGAAGGGATATAGCCAAAGAGAGTTAGCGAACGAGTTAGGGATAGATTTCACCTATTTATCCAAGCTAGAAAACGATAGAGCCGATTATTCCCCTAAAGAAGAGAAAATTAGGCAGTTAGCCTCCCATCTAGAATTAGAAGCAGAGGAGTTAATTTTTCTCTCAGGGAGACTACCAGAGGGAGAGGAAGACTTTGTCAAACAACACTATAAAACCATGCCTACGTTGTTTCGGAGAATGAGAGAAAACCCTAAATTTGCTCAAAAAATCTTTCAAGAAGCCATCAAAGAAGAAAAGAGAGGTAAAAGTGCAGATTTTTAAGCCTTTTTGCTTTATTCCCAAAAAAAGAATTGAAAAAGAAGCAACAGAAATTTTGCAACGAATGGCAAAGACTCCCAACTATCAATTAAAATTTCCCTTAGATACGAGTCGGGTGGCAGAATTTTTAGGCTTAGATGTGGTTTGGGATAGTATTCCTGATGACGAAAAAGGGATGATAGCAGCACGAATTTTGCCTTTAGAAAAGTTAATTGAAATCAATGAAATGATTCCCGAATTAAGGGGAGGTTTTGGAGAATCAACTATTGCCCATGAAGTGGGACATTGGGTATTACATATTAATCAAAGTATGGTAGAAAAATATTCAAAGTTGCCTGGAAAAAAGAAAAAAACACTTAACGTTGAACCATTGTTATGTCGAAATGAACTTAATTTAAGTGGAATTGAATGGCAAGCTCAATATTTTGCCAGTTGTTTATTAATGCCCCAATTTAAGTTAAAAGAAGTGTGTCAAGGACGGAATTTAAAACAATGGCGAGAACTTTATCATATTGCCTCAGAATTAGGGGTGACAATTTCTAACTTAGTTCATCGCTTAAAAGATGTAGGATGGATTGAATTAACGGAAAATTCCCGTGAAATTGAAATTAAGAGTTTAAGTTGAATGCTTATTTCTAATATCCATCTAAAATTAATGCTTCTAAAACTCCTACTTGAACCATGCTAAGATTCAGAATATAATCAATTTTATTGAACGCATCCTGCAATGGTTTTTTAGCTGTTAACCAACCGACTCCATCTGTTACCCAAATAAATTGATGACCATCATTTTGCCATTGAGTAAAGATATCACTATATTCCCCTGCTGTTGCTTTTAGCTTTGACCCCCCTCCTCTATAAAAATTAGTTTCAATTAAAAATAACCGATGAGGTGTATTGATAACAAAATCAATCTTTTTGGATGAGTTTTTAACGGTTAGATGCTTATTGAATTTTTTCTTTATTTTATCAGTATTTGCTTGAGAAATATATTGGAAATTATGACGCTGACAAAGTGAATTAATAAAATATTCTATAATTTCCTCCATTGCTGTTCCACTGCGATTTTTTCTACCATTAGTATCAAGACCTACTTCTACTCCTAAAAAATAGTCAGTTAGTGACTTTATTTTTTGAGAAGATATTTGTTGTAAAAATCCTGTTTCTTTCAGAAAAAATACTACTTTTTCAATGACTTCATCAGTTATTTTCTCTTTTTTATCAAAGTAAAACTCTTGATACTGAAATTGTTCAAATTTATACTCCGTTAAAATTTTTACAGATTTATCTCGATAAGCAATTAAAGAAGGAACAATATAAACTAAATCATGATGTTTTTTGAATAAATATTTAGCTTCTTGTTCTACATTTTCTTTGCCAATTAAATAGTTCAAAAGATTGAGACTAATTTCTATATCACGAAAATTACAATTGACTTTTTCCCAATTGACAAAATAATCCCACTTTAAGATAGATTCCTTTAGGTTATTGACCAGATAATCAAATACTTGCTCAGAACTACCACACTTGATTATCTCAGAAAAGATAGAATTATATTTCATATATTTTTAATAGTTTGTGACAAGAATTTCTCTAATTTTACCTCGATTATTGCCTTTAGAATTAATCATCCGTGAAGCAGTGATGCGAGTAAGATTAAACCCTTGATATAATTCATCAAAAAAAGGATCATCAACATAATTTGTCGGATCTGAATTACTAAGCATTTGTAACGCCCCTTTATTTGAAGCTGCAACAAATACATCTCTTAAGCGTCGTTGCTCATCATCATTAAAATCTGAAGAACTATAAGCGTTAAAACTCGCAGTTTGACTAATAGGACGATAGGGAGGATCATAATAAATAAACGTATATTGATTGGCATATTCAACAACTTCAGAGAAATCTTTGTGATAAATTTCAGCAATTTTAAAGGCTTGATTGACTGTTCTGAGATTATTTTCATGAAGTATTCTCGGATTTTTATAACGACCCATTGGCACATTAAAATGACCCTTACTATTAACTCTATATAAACCATTAAAACAAGTTTTATTAAGAAAAATTGTATGGGCAGCCCTTTCTACCCAATCTTGACCATAATTATTGGCATCAGTCTGTTTATCAAAAGTATTATAAAATTCTCTAATCTTATAATAAAAATCGCTTCTTTTTTCAGGCGTT
Protein-coding regions in this window:
- a CDS encoding helix-turn-helix transcriptional regulator, which translates into the protein MLIFSSSHRYKKFTQGETVQSFGQLIRKARKKKGYSQRELANELGIDFTYLSKLENDRADYSPKEEKIRQLASHLELEAEELIFLSGRLPEGEEDFVKQHYKTMPTLFRRMRENPKFAQKIFQEAIKEEKRGKSADF
- a CDS encoding ImmA/IrrE family metallo-endopeptidase, which gives rise to MQIFKPFCFIPKKRIEKEATEILQRMAKTPNYQLKFPLDTSRVAEFLGLDVVWDSIPDDEKGMIAARILPLEKLIEINEMIPELRGGFGESTIAHEVGHWVLHINQSMVEKYSKLPGKKKKTLNVEPLLCRNELNLSGIEWQAQYFASCLLMPQFKLKEVCQGRNLKQWRELYHIASELGVTISNLVHRLKDVGWIELTENSREIEIKSLS
- a CDS encoding type II restriction endonuclease; amino-acid sequence: MKYNSIFSEIIKCGSSEQVFDYLVNNLKESILKWDYFVNWEKVNCNFRDIEISLNLLNYLIGKENVEQEAKYLFKKHHDLVYIVPSLIAYRDKSVKILTEYKFEQFQYQEFYFDKKEKITDEVIEKVVFFLKETGFLQQISSQKIKSLTDYFLGVEVGLDTNGRKNRSGTAMEEIIEYFINSLCQRHNFQYISQANTDKIKKKFNKHLTVKNSSKKIDFVINTPHRLFLIETNFYRGGGSKLKATAGEYSDIFTQWQNDGHQFIWVTDGVGWLTAKKPLQDAFNKIDYILNLSMVQVGVLEALILDGY
- a CDS encoding Dam family site-specific DNA-(adenine-N6)-methyltransferase, whose product is MSNPDNSLKSKQLSLFPGLYNPKVIPASPVLKWAGGKTQLLAEIQQQYPQQLKQGKITTYLEPFFGGGAVFFDVYSKFKFDKAYLFDKNPELIILYKVIQNDLDNLINKLSILEQDYLGLTPEKRSDFYYKIREFYNTFDKQTDANNYGQDWVERAAHTIFLNKTCFNGLYRVNSKGHFNVPMGRYKNPRILHENNLRTVNQAFKIAEIYHKDFSEVVEYANQYTFIYYDPPYRPISQTASFNAYSSSDFNDDEQRRLRDVFVAASNKGALQMLSNSDPTNYVDDPFFDELYQGFNLTRITASRMINSKGNNRGKIREILVTNY